A region from the Aeromicrobium choanae genome encodes:
- a CDS encoding MFS transporter yields MTDSLRASHRSGGTFLPAVAVSCAAVLIAMDLFVINLAFEAISSDFPEAAPQTMSWVINAYAVVFAALLVPAGRLADKYGRRKLFRLGLSVFAVGALGAALSGDVFVLIAARGLQGMGAALFVPTGLALLLASSPVSRHTSMLAVWTAVGSVAAAGGPILGGALTQVNWRWIFLISLPVILVALATSVTLAETPKKETRVPDLAGSALLAVSVGTLVAGLSYVRDRGLTDPGLLALFAVSAIALAWFTRRCMTQPVPALDLSVFKDATFAWATFGIATYFVGFAILLLGGSLMLTRVWALDPLTAGLIFSLGPLTAGVTAVTMGRTDMSPRLLAAVGGLLLALAGLLWLVLLDTQTTSLPVFFAGMVVSGLGAGSGQVGFLAAGTSRLESSEFAAGTGIINTARQVGSALGVSILVAITGASVLVDDFSGAWLAVTIASLVATGTTVFMRPAHDPLSV; encoded by the coding sequence GTGACCGACTCCCTCCGCGCCAGCCACCGCTCCGGCGGCACCTTCCTGCCCGCCGTCGCCGTGAGCTGCGCCGCCGTGCTGATCGCGATGGACCTGTTCGTCATCAACCTCGCCTTCGAGGCCATCAGCTCGGACTTCCCGGAAGCCGCTCCCCAGACGATGTCGTGGGTGATCAACGCCTACGCGGTGGTCTTCGCGGCACTCCTCGTGCCGGCGGGACGCCTGGCCGACAAGTACGGACGCCGGAAGCTCTTCCGGCTCGGGCTCTCGGTCTTCGCCGTGGGCGCCCTCGGCGCCGCGCTCTCGGGCGACGTCTTCGTGCTCATCGCGGCACGCGGGCTGCAGGGCATGGGAGCAGCCCTCTTCGTCCCGACCGGGCTGGCCCTCCTGCTGGCCTCGTCCCCCGTCTCGCGCCACACGTCGATGCTGGCGGTGTGGACCGCCGTGGGGTCGGTGGCCGCCGCGGGCGGTCCGATCCTGGGTGGCGCGCTGACGCAGGTGAACTGGCGGTGGATCTTCCTCATCAGCCTTCCGGTGATCCTCGTCGCGCTGGCCACGTCGGTCACCCTGGCGGAGACTCCGAAGAAGGAGACGCGGGTACCCGACCTGGCGGGCTCGGCGCTGCTCGCCGTGAGCGTTGGCACGCTGGTCGCGGGCCTGTCGTACGTCCGGGACCGCGGCCTCACCGACCCCGGACTCCTCGCGCTGTTCGCCGTCTCCGCGATCGCCCTGGCGTGGTTCACGCGCCGGTGCATGACGCAGCCCGTGCCCGCCCTGGACCTGAGCGTGTTCAAGGACGCGACGTTCGCCTGGGCGACGTTCGGCATCGCGACCTACTTCGTCGGCTTCGCGATCCTGCTGCTCGGCGGAAGCCTCATGCTGACCCGCGTCTGGGCCCTGGATCCCCTGACCGCCGGACTGATCTTCTCGCTCGGGCCCCTGACGGCAGGCGTCACCGCCGTGACGATGGGTCGCACCGACATGTCCCCGCGGCTGCTGGCCGCGGTGGGTGGCCTGCTCCTCGCGCTGGCCGGCCTCTTGTGGCTCGTGCTCCTCGACACGCAGACGACCTCGCTCCCGGTGTTCTTCGCGGGAATGGTCGTCTCGGGACTCGGGGCGGGCTCCGGACAGGTCGGCTTCCTCGCGGCGGGCACCAGCCGGCTGGAGTCCTCGGAGTTCGCTGCGGGAACGGGCATCATCAACACCGCGCGTCAGGTCGGCTCCGCCCTCGGCGTCTCGATACTGGTGGCGATCACCGGCGCGAGCGTGCTGGTCGACGACTTCAGCGGGGCGTGGCTCGCCGTGACGATCGCGAGCCTCGTGGCGACCGGTACGACGGTGTTCATGCGCCCGGCGCACGACCCCCTCAGCGTCTAG
- a CDS encoding arsenate-mycothiol transferase ArsC translates to MTATHQPQVVFACVRNGGRSVAARLLTEHYAQGRVVALSAGTQPGEHVHPEVAAALEQLGLDTSRERPKHLTREMIAASDLAITLGCGEECPYVPGVTYRDWPVDDPGGQDETTVHRIIADLDARVRDLLGEIAPDLELAPSVTRAR, encoded by the coding sequence ATGACCGCAACGCACCAGCCCCAGGTCGTCTTCGCCTGCGTCCGCAACGGCGGACGCTCCGTGGCGGCGCGCCTGCTGACCGAGCACTACGCCCAGGGCCGCGTCGTCGCGCTCTCGGCGGGCACGCAGCCGGGCGAGCACGTGCACCCGGAGGTCGCCGCCGCGCTCGAGCAACTCGGTCTGGACACCTCGCGCGAGCGCCCGAAGCACTTGACGCGCGAGATGATCGCCGCCAGCGACCTGGCCATCACGCTCGGCTGCGGCGAGGAGTGCCCGTACGTCCCCGGCGTCACCTACCGTGACTGGCCGGTCGACGACCCGGGCGGCCAGGACGAGACCACCGTGCACCGGATCATCGCCGACCTCGACGCCCGCGTCCGCGACCTCCTGGGGGAGATCGCGCCGGATCTCGAGCTGGCGCCGTCGGTGACGCGCGCCCGGTGA
- a CDS encoding Ig-like domain-containing protein — translation MTTPLRLPLRRGLAAAAVGALTASLLAITPATAQAAPTPTVGVTVDYFDDVYDDLGASSVFETVTIERFEYLLKNQTGNVAFFIGDPSDPSSQATIAHVNRVAKARGISKIYNFTPKLDGDSLNVWDLADSGLSEAGRTFYGNVGNRLITDYLNKDVETTFTKNAATDPYLFVYNKDRQVGGVEDRIVAALAGAKTAADLDTPAEVDAYEDQVEATLGSVGSYATNTNFTFQKDEVNRRHSASYPNAETHGGEILTDADSTDGFRIQTVTYPELLHLLDQPGDIPLLFGGTWCHNTRAIIKQVNADAQTYGVRTVYNFDFSLFSTGNGGSDLGHIRDNALPTTEDGVTKVSRPSHLYGDLVNDRLTNAITQYRTTQDVADLGGGSVNAVSYFPGGDTSKTAKQARKIQVGHVLTYNKDHVDALGERAPVVDQAIRRNDDGGNTEHMTEWWYVAGRDLPLGDAALRGSLNPASEAGANSLQSQRAFAKEAVAEIDTVFRGLAGRSHASTTTVAEVGPVSVGGTPTLDVSVAAAGYAPFISLNSANANTALLTDTGRPSGLVAVFDGAEKVGQARLKRNGTASITLPAQPAGESDLTVRYLGRGDVIDPSQTTVSFAVAGDPSTTTLAAPPSLTFGTGGSVTATVTEGATGSVRLQGLPGDPVTGTIENGVASLAVPTSTPAGRYTLLARYTGDDRFGASESEPVELVVGKANAALKATVAGTRYGTAPVVKATVTGPAGVTPTGTVTVTTGGKSYVGRVSGAGAASVALPRTLTPKAYALTIVYSGDANVRAASTTSRVTVAKGAVGSVKLKPRKTVRAKKVTAATVTVATPSGLAKATGKVRIVLKRGSSTKAVVATVRSGRATVKLPKLTKGTWTAKVSYLGSTTYTGRTVTTKVKVKG, via the coding sequence ATGACCACCCCCCTTCGCCTCCCGTTGCGCCGCGGCCTCGCGGCCGCAGCGGTGGGCGCCCTCACGGCCTCGCTGCTCGCCATCACGCCGGCGACCGCCCAGGCCGCCCCCACCCCGACCGTCGGCGTCACCGTCGACTACTTCGACGACGTGTACGACGACCTCGGCGCCAGCAGCGTCTTCGAGACCGTGACGATCGAGCGGTTCGAGTACCTGCTCAAGAACCAGACAGGCAACGTCGCCTTCTTCATCGGCGACCCGTCCGACCCCTCCAGCCAGGCGACCATCGCCCACGTGAACCGGGTCGCGAAGGCGCGGGGCATCTCGAAGATCTACAACTTCACGCCCAAGCTCGACGGCGACTCCCTCAACGTCTGGGACCTGGCCGACTCGGGGCTGAGCGAGGCCGGCCGGACGTTCTACGGGAACGTCGGCAACCGTCTCATCACGGACTACCTGAACAAGGACGTCGAGACCACGTTCACGAAGAACGCGGCGACGGACCCCTACCTGTTCGTCTACAACAAGGACCGTCAGGTCGGCGGTGTGGAGGACCGGATCGTGGCCGCCCTCGCCGGCGCGAAGACCGCGGCCGACCTGGACACGCCGGCCGAGGTCGACGCCTACGAGGACCAGGTCGAGGCCACGCTCGGCAGCGTCGGCTCGTACGCGACGAACACGAACTTCACCTTCCAGAAGGACGAGGTCAACCGCCGCCACAGCGCGTCCTACCCCAACGCCGAGACCCACGGCGGGGAGATCCTCACCGACGCCGACTCCACGGACGGCTTCCGCATCCAGACCGTCACCTACCCCGAGCTGCTCCACCTGCTCGACCAGCCCGGGGACATCCCGCTGCTGTTCGGCGGCACGTGGTGCCACAACACGCGGGCGATCATCAAGCAGGTGAATGCCGACGCGCAGACCTACGGGGTCAGGACGGTCTACAACTTCGACTTCTCGCTGTTCTCGACCGGCAACGGCGGGTCTGACCTCGGTCACATCCGCGACAACGCGCTGCCCACCACCGAGGACGGGGTCACGAAGGTCTCGCGTCCCTCGCACCTGTACGGCGATCTCGTCAACGATCGCCTGACCAACGCGATCACCCAGTACCGGACCACCCAGGACGTCGCGGATCTCGGGGGCGGCAGCGTCAACGCCGTGTCGTACTTCCCCGGTGGCGACACGTCGAAGACGGCGAAGCAGGCCCGCAAGATCCAGGTCGGCCACGTGCTCACCTACAACAAGGACCACGTGGACGCGCTCGGTGAGCGCGCGCCCGTCGTGGACCAGGCCATCCGGCGGAACGACGACGGAGGCAACACCGAGCACATGACCGAGTGGTGGTACGTGGCCGGCCGCGACCTGCCCCTGGGCGACGCGGCCCTCCGGGGCTCGCTCAACCCCGCCAGCGAGGCGGGCGCGAACTCCCTGCAGAGCCAGCGTGCCTTCGCCAAGGAGGCCGTCGCCGAGATCGACACCGTGTTCCGCGGCCTGGCGGGCCGGTCGCACGCCAGCACCACGACCGTCGCCGAGGTCGGCCCGGTCTCGGTGGGCGGAACGCCGACGCTCGACGTGTCGGTCGCCGCGGCGGGCTACGCGCCGTTCATCTCGCTCAACTCGGCCAACGCCAACACGGCGCTGCTGACCGACACCGGCAGGCCCTCCGGGCTCGTCGCGGTCTTCGACGGAGCCGAGAAGGTGGGCCAGGCGCGTCTCAAGCGCAACGGCACCGCCAGCATCACCCTCCCGGCCCAGCCGGCCGGTGAGAGCGACCTGACCGTCCGGTACCTGGGGCGCGGCGACGTCATCGATCCGTCCCAGACGACGGTGTCGTTCGCGGTGGCCGGTGACCCCTCCACCACCACCCTCGCCGCTCCCCCGTCGCTCACCTTCGGGACCGGCGGATCGGTGACCGCCACGGTCACCGAGGGTGCGACGGGTTCGGTGCGGCTGCAGGGACTGCCCGGCGACCCGGTCACCGGGACGATCGAGAACGGCGTCGCGTCGCTGGCCGTCCCCACCTCGACGCCGGCAGGCCGCTACACGCTCCTCGCCCGGTACACCGGTGACGACAGGTTCGGTGCGTCGGAGTCCGAGCCGGTCGAGCTCGTCGTCGGCAAGGCCAACGCCGCGCTCAAGGCCACGGTCGCCGGGACCCGCTACGGAACGGCGCCGGTGGTGAAGGCCACCGTCACCGGCCCCGCGGGAGTCACGCCCACCGGCACCGTCACCGTCACGACGGGCGGGAAGTCGTACGTCGGACGCGTGAGCGGCGCGGGTGCGGCCTCGGTCGCGCTGCCCCGCACGCTGACGCCGAAGGCGTACGCGCTGACGATCGTCTACAGCGGCGACGCCAACGTGCGGGCCGCCAGCACGACGAGCCGGGTGACCGTCGCCAAGGGCGCCGTCGGATCCGTCAAGCTCAAGCCGAGGAAGACGGTCCGCGCGAAGAAGGTCACGGCCGCCACGGTGACGGTCGCGACGCCCAGCGGGCTGGCGAAGGCCACCGGCAAGGTCAGGATCGTCCTGAAGCGCGGCTCCAGCACGAAGGCCGTGGTGGCCACCGTCCGCTCGGGTCGCGCCACGGTGAAGCTGCCGAAGCTCACCAAGGGCACGTGGACCGCCAAGGTCTCGTACCTGGGCAGCACCACCTACACGGGCAGGACCGTCACCACGAAGGTGAAGGTCAAGGGCTGA
- a CDS encoding fibronectin type III domain-containing protein, producing MTTTQRRLPRPLHLLLAFLLGTTILLSGQGLFVPASAASITWVDGGDDQPCLNDDNGRALDALPSDQWCTPINGCYQDDDGKYVLPSRKTGIWQGNPKDVKYADEIKAEPAPKPTAKPTTKPTTKPATKPTAKPTTKPTDKTTGTGAPAAGADELGVDENEVVAEGAPSAPAAPVLKVDGKDVTVTWQPSPDAELESVTGYVLRFSGADPVQLDATTTTHTFTDQPDGTYRAAVRAVNETGESPSSPPSEIATVGAPVTEVVGTVAVTGDLEPGAAVTITGTGFATDVPELTIELHSTPVVLGTVATDAKGSFTTAVTIPETVEAGDHSLVVLFEGTEITSTPVEVGGGEIVAAAAVDEVVETVPPHTGLALLVALALAGGLSLFWHVLTGRRRAARSRLAGVVA from the coding sequence GTGACCACCACCCAGCGCCGTCTCCCCCGGCCCCTGCACCTGCTCCTGGCGTTCCTGCTCGGCACCACGATCCTGCTGTCGGGTCAGGGCCTGTTCGTGCCCGCGTCGGCCGCGAGCATCACGTGGGTCGACGGCGGTGACGACCAGCCGTGCCTCAACGACGACAACGGCCGGGCCCTCGACGCCCTGCCCAGCGACCAGTGGTGCACCCCGATCAACGGCTGCTACCAGGACGACGACGGCAAGTACGTCCTCCCCAGCCGCAAGACCGGCATCTGGCAGGGCAACCCGAAGGACGTGAAGTACGCCGACGAGATCAAGGCGGAGCCGGCGCCGAAGCCGACGGCCAAGCCCACGACGAAGCCGACCACCAAGCCGGCCACGAAGCCCACCGCGAAGCCGACGACGAAGCCCACGGACAAGACCACGGGGACGGGCGCTCCCGCGGCGGGCGCCGACGAGCTCGGGGTCGACGAGAACGAGGTCGTCGCCGAGGGCGCTCCCTCCGCCCCGGCCGCGCCGGTGCTGAAGGTCGACGGCAAGGACGTCACCGTGACCTGGCAGCCCAGCCCCGACGCCGAGCTGGAGAGTGTCACCGGCTACGTGCTGCGCTTCAGCGGCGCCGACCCGGTCCAGCTGGACGCCACCACCACGACGCACACGTTCACCGACCAGCCCGACGGCACCTACCGCGCCGCGGTGCGCGCCGTGAACGAGACCGGCGAGTCGCCTTCCTCGCCCCCGTCCGAGATCGCCACGGTCGGCGCTCCGGTCACCGAGGTCGTCGGCACCGTCGCCGTGACCGGTGACCTCGAGCCCGGCGCCGCCGTCACGATCACCGGCACGGGCTTCGCCACCGACGTGCCCGAGCTGACGATCGAGCTGCACTCCACCCCGGTCGTCCTGGGCACCGTCGCGACGGATGCGAAGGGCTCCTTCACGACGGCCGTCACGATCCCCGAGACCGTCGAGGCGGGCGACCACTCGCTCGTCGTGCTCTTCGAGGGGACCGAGATCACCAGCACCCCGGTCGAGGTCGGTGGCGGCGAGATCGTCGCGGCCGCCGCGGTCGACGAGGTCGTCGAGACCGTTCCTCCGCACACCGGCCTGGCCCTGCTGGTGGCGCTGGCGCTGGCCGGCGGGCTCTCCCTGTTCTGGCACGTCCTGACGGGCCGGCGCCGCGCCGCCCGCAGCCGGCTGGCGGGGGTGGTCGCCTGA
- a CDS encoding MarR family winged helix-turn-helix transcriptional regulator, producing MINDTSATETDVPWLSDDQQQQWRSLFGMLATLPTAIDAQLKRDAGVNTYEYQVLATLSQSPGHTIGLSVLAEEARGSLSRLSHALTRLEKAGWVERCPAETGGRRMRARLTESGLAKIEAIAPAHVREVRRLVIDVLTDEQLTVLGDAARAIAAAAQERTAETCTEDATC from the coding sequence GTGATCAACGACACGAGCGCCACCGAGACCGACGTGCCGTGGCTGAGCGACGACCAGCAGCAGCAGTGGCGCTCGCTGTTCGGCATGCTCGCGACCCTGCCGACCGCGATCGACGCACAGCTCAAGCGGGACGCCGGTGTGAACACCTACGAGTACCAGGTGCTCGCCACCCTGTCGCAGTCCCCCGGCCACACGATCGGTCTGTCGGTGCTGGCAGAGGAGGCGCGCGGCTCGCTCTCGCGACTCTCACACGCGCTCACGCGCCTGGAGAAGGCCGGCTGGGTCGAGCGGTGCCCCGCGGAGACCGGCGGCCGCCGCATGCGCGCCCGACTCACCGAGTCCGGCCTGGCGAAGATCGAGGCCATCGCGCCCGCGCACGTGCGCGAGGTGCGCCGCCTCGTGATCGACGTACTCACCGACGAGCAGCTGACGGTGCTCGGCGATGCGGCCCGCGCGATCGCCGCGGCGGCCCAGGAGCGCACGGCCGAGACCTGCACCGAGGACGCCACCTGCTGA
- a CDS encoding peptidoglycan-binding domain-containing protein has product MLTLAGCGEGDGDDPVKAAEARVQAKEKALADAKAEFAEQSEEFCDASEDYITSLDRYGDVLTETTTTVGDVRDAGAELEQPRAEAMDGAEAAVDAQRAVADARQELAEAEAALAVAKDPSAKTTAPASSSPDPLAPAATVDRVEQAESQFATAQEGITDATPLAQASEQFNAAAVALELSWLRLFADAGCLTDEQAVQAESAVREYTTTLQRSLSEAGHFDGEVDGVYGPATVDAVKALQEASGLPVTGVVDKATAAALQADLAAQGGASAQEDTASTAALQQTLRLAGFWDGPVDGEWTPELTEALEDFQDELDVEPTGTVDAATITALEKAIAEAQEADEESPGRTSATASPSASPPSD; this is encoded by the coding sequence ATGCTCACCCTGGCGGGCTGTGGCGAGGGTGACGGAGACGATCCGGTGAAGGCTGCGGAGGCCCGCGTCCAGGCCAAGGAGAAGGCCCTCGCCGACGCGAAGGCCGAATTTGCGGAGCAGTCCGAGGAATTCTGCGACGCGAGCGAGGACTACATCACCTCGCTCGACCGCTACGGCGACGTGCTGACCGAGACCACCACCACCGTCGGCGACGTCCGGGACGCGGGGGCCGAGCTCGAGCAGCCCCGCGCCGAGGCGATGGACGGGGCGGAGGCGGCCGTCGACGCGCAGCGGGCCGTCGCGGACGCGAGGCAGGAGCTGGCCGAGGCCGAGGCGGCGCTGGCCGTCGCGAAGGACCCGTCCGCGAAGACCACGGCCCCGGCGTCGAGCAGTCCCGACCCGCTGGCGCCCGCAGCCACGGTCGATCGCGTCGAGCAGGCGGAGTCGCAGTTCGCCACCGCGCAGGAGGGCATCACGGACGCGACCCCGCTGGCGCAGGCATCGGAGCAGTTCAACGCCGCCGCCGTGGCCCTCGAGCTGTCGTGGTTGCGGCTCTTCGCGGATGCCGGCTGCCTCACCGACGAGCAGGCGGTGCAGGCCGAGTCCGCGGTTCGCGAGTACACCACGACGCTCCAACGGTCGCTGTCCGAGGCGGGTCACTTCGACGGCGAGGTCGACGGCGTCTACGGCCCGGCGACGGTCGACGCCGTCAAGGCCCTGCAGGAGGCCAGCGGCCTGCCGGTGACCGGAGTGGTCGACAAGGCGACCGCTGCCGCGCTCCAGGCCGACCTCGCCGCGCAGGGCGGGGCGAGCGCCCAGGAGGACACGGCCTCCACGGCCGCGCTCCAGCAGACCCTCAGGCTCGCCGGATTCTGGGACGGGCCGGTCGACGGGGAGTGGACGCCCGAGCTGACCGAGGCCCTCGAGGACTTCCAGGACGAGCTCGACGTCGAGCCGACCGGCACCGTCGACGCGGCCACGATCACGGCGCTGGAGAAGGCGATCGCCGAGGCTCAGGAGGCCGACGAGGAGTCCCCGGGCCGCACCTCCGCCACCGCGAGCCCGTCGGCCAGTCCTCCGTCCGACTAG
- a CDS encoding FMN-dependent NADH-azoreductase, with amino-acid sequence MSLLRVDASIQGPMSASSALADVVVDEFVAARPEVPVVRRHLGREPLPADVWAGAVGGGFTPEENRSPAQREAIVVAGQVAAELQQASMAVLALPLYNFGISQHAKTWIDVALAGAPQGTRLLEGTPTVLVTTRGGAYGPGTPREGWDHNTDFLRRILVDIWGADLTVVEREFTLVGVNPALDEFTEMASMMRKAAEEAAATAGATLAARAA; translated from the coding sequence ATGTCCCTGCTTCGTGTCGATGCCAGCATCCAGGGCCCGATGTCCGCCAGCAGTGCGCTGGCCGACGTCGTGGTCGACGAGTTCGTCGCCGCCCGCCCCGAGGTGCCGGTGGTGCGCCGTCACCTCGGACGGGAGCCGCTGCCGGCCGACGTCTGGGCGGGAGCCGTCGGCGGTGGCTTCACTCCGGAGGAGAACCGCAGTCCCGCCCAGCGCGAGGCGATCGTCGTCGCCGGCCAGGTGGCCGCCGAGCTGCAGCAGGCCTCGATGGCCGTCCTCGCGCTGCCGCTCTACAACTTCGGCATCTCCCAGCACGCCAAGACCTGGATCGACGTCGCCCTGGCCGGCGCGCCGCAGGGCACGCGGCTGCTCGAGGGGACGCCGACGGTCCTGGTGACCACCCGTGGCGGCGCCTACGGACCCGGCACCCCGCGCGAGGGCTGGGACCACAACACCGACTTCCTGCGCCGCATCCTCGTCGACATCTGGGGCGCCGACCTGACCGTGGTCGAGCGCGAGTTCACCCTCGTCGGCGTGAACCCGGCTCTCGACGAGTTCACCGAGATGGCGTCGATGATGCGCAAGGCCGCCGAGGAGGCCGCTGCGACGGCAGGCGCGACGCTCGCGGCTCGGGCGGCCTGA
- the arsM gene encoding arsenite methyltransferase, giving the protein MTTTQKSPQEVQEEVRARYAEAALKVEGDGCGGSSCCGGAVDVDESFGAVLYDTDQQQELPAEAVAASLGCGNPTAVAALAEGERVLDLGSGGGIDVLLSARRVGESGFAYGVDMTEEMLDLARQNAAKAGATNVEFLKGTIEDVPLPDASVDVVISNCVINLSVDKPRVIAEMYRVLVPGGRIGISDVVAEDHLDAGARADRGSYVGCIAGALSRSEYLDGLAAVGFVDAEVEFTHEAVPGMHGAIVRATKPTA; this is encoded by the coding sequence ATGACCACCACGCAGAAGTCCCCGCAGGAAGTCCAGGAGGAGGTGCGCGCCCGGTACGCCGAGGCCGCCCTGAAGGTCGAGGGAGACGGCTGTGGCGGCTCGTCGTGCTGCGGCGGGGCCGTGGATGTCGACGAGTCCTTCGGCGCGGTGCTCTACGACACCGACCAGCAGCAGGAGCTGCCGGCGGAGGCCGTCGCGGCCAGCCTCGGCTGTGGCAACCCCACGGCCGTCGCCGCGCTGGCCGAGGGGGAGCGCGTGCTCGACCTCGGCTCCGGTGGCGGCATCGACGTGCTGCTCTCGGCCCGTCGCGTGGGTGAGTCCGGGTTCGCCTACGGCGTGGACATGACCGAGGAGATGCTCGACCTGGCCCGCCAGAACGCCGCCAAGGCCGGCGCGACCAACGTGGAGTTCCTCAAGGGCACCATCGAGGACGTGCCGCTGCCCGACGCGTCGGTCGACGTGGTGATCTCGAACTGCGTCATCAACCTGTCGGTCGACAAGCCGAGGGTGATCGCGGAGATGTACCGCGTGCTGGTGCCCGGCGGGCGGATCGGCATCTCCGACGTCGTCGCCGAGGACCACCTCGACGCGGGCGCGCGGGCCGATCGCGGCTCGTACGTCGGCTGCATCGCCGGCGCCCTGTCGCGCTCGGAGTACCTCGACGGCCTCGCCGCGGTCGGATTCGTCGATGCCGAGGTCGAGTTCACCCACGAGGCCGTGCCGGGGATGCACGGGGCCATCGTCCGCGCCACGAAGCCGACCGCATGA
- a CDS encoding winged helix-turn-helix transcriptional regulator: MARGIHVLGDPWVLLVLRELFAGASRFDELRDRTGAADNVLTKRLADMIEAGLVVREPYRDGARPRYDYRLTEAGADALPVLHAYALWAEKHDPPAEASGHLRVICRSCGQESTQGESCSACGARLTTDNAAWVRPGSTSVTPRPLSGPVRS; encoded by the coding sequence ATGGCACGGGGGATCCACGTCCTCGGCGACCCGTGGGTCCTGCTGGTCCTGCGTGAGCTGTTCGCCGGGGCCAGCCGCTTCGACGAGCTGCGCGACCGCACCGGTGCCGCCGACAACGTGCTCACGAAGCGCCTCGCCGACATGATCGAGGCGGGTCTCGTGGTGCGCGAGCCCTACCGCGACGGCGCCAGGCCCCGCTACGACTATCGGCTCACCGAGGCCGGCGCGGACGCACTGCCGGTGCTCCACGCCTACGCCCTCTGGGCCGAGAAGCACGATCCGCCCGCGGAGGCGTCGGGCCACTTGCGCGTGATCTGCCGCAGCTGTGGGCAGGAGAGCACGCAGGGCGAGTCCTGCAGCGCCTGCGGGGCGCGCCTGACCACCGACAACGCGGCGTGGGTCAGGCCGGGCTCCACCAGCGTGACGCCGCGGCCACTCTCCGGGCCGGTCCGCTCGTGA
- a CDS encoding ArsR/SmtB family transcription factor, whose protein sequence is MTTRTALPLLDDGACCSPVTGGVLDAEEAQRLAKMFKALGDPTRVRLLSIIAAGADREACICDLTEPVGLSQPTVSHHMKQLVDAGLVTREQRGRWAFYRVVDETLASLGAALTP, encoded by the coding sequence ATGACCACGCGCACGGCACTCCCCCTGCTGGACGACGGCGCCTGCTGCTCCCCCGTGACCGGCGGCGTGCTCGATGCCGAGGAGGCGCAGCGCCTCGCGAAGATGTTCAAGGCGCTCGGCGACCCCACGCGCGTCCGGCTGCTGTCGATCATCGCGGCCGGCGCGGACCGCGAGGCCTGCATCTGCGACCTGACCGAGCCGGTCGGACTCTCCCAGCCCACGGTCTCGCATCACATGAAGCAGCTGGTCGACGCCGGCCTCGTGACGCGCGAGCAGCGAGGCCGCTGGGCCTTCTACCGCGTGGTCGACGAGACCCTCGCGTCGCTCGGCGCCGCCCTCACGCCCTAG
- the arsB gene encoding ACR3 family arsenite efflux transporter, whose amino-acid sequence MTVEAPVGQRLSTLDRFLPVWIGLAMLAGLVLGRAVPGVATALDAVTIGSVSLPIAVGLLVMMYPVLAKVRYDEVGAVARDTRTMVLSLVLNWLIGPALMFALAWLLLPDLPEYRTGLIIVGLARCIAMVIIWNDLACGDREAAAVLVAVNSVFQVLAFALLGWFYLDVLPGWLGLSSAGLDVSPWQIAGSVLVFLGIPLAAGYLTRVVGERRRGRQWYEERFLPRLGPWALYGLLFTIVLLFALQGDQITRQPLDVARIAVPLVLYFAIMWAGSLWLARLAGLGYARSTTIAFTAAGNNFELAIAVAIAVYGATSGQALAGVVGPLIEVPVLVGLVYVSLWARRFFPDTRQGVTP is encoded by the coding sequence ATGACGGTGGAGGCGCCGGTCGGACAGCGGCTGTCCACGCTCGACCGCTTCCTGCCGGTCTGGATCGGCCTGGCGATGCTCGCCGGACTGGTCCTCGGCAGGGCCGTTCCCGGGGTGGCGACGGCGCTCGATGCGGTGACGATCGGGTCGGTGTCGCTGCCGATCGCCGTCGGCCTGCTCGTGATGATGTACCCGGTGCTGGCCAAGGTCCGGTACGACGAGGTCGGCGCGGTCGCCCGCGACACCCGCACGATGGTGCTGTCGCTGGTGCTCAACTGGCTGATCGGGCCGGCGCTGATGTTCGCGCTCGCCTGGCTGCTGCTGCCCGACCTGCCCGAGTACCGCACCGGCCTCATCATCGTGGGGCTCGCCCGCTGCATCGCGATGGTGATCATCTGGAACGACCTCGCGTGCGGCGACCGTGAGGCGGCGGCGGTCCTGGTGGCCGTCAACTCGGTCTTCCAGGTGCTCGCGTTCGCCCTGCTGGGCTGGTTCTACCTCGACGTGCTGCCGGGCTGGCTGGGCCTGTCCTCCGCGGGCCTGGACGTCTCGCCGTGGCAGATCGCCGGGAGCGTGCTGGTGTTCCTGGGCATCCCGCTGGCGGCCGGCTACCTCACGCGCGTCGTGGGGGAGCGCCGCCGCGGACGGCAGTGGTACGAGGAGCGCTTCCTGCCGAGGCTGGGGCCGTGGGCGCTCTACGGCCTGCTGTTCACCATCGTGCTGCTGTTCGCGCTCCAGGGCGACCAGATCACCCGCCAGCCGCTCGACGTCGCGCGGATCGCAGTCCCGCTCGTGCTCTACTTCGCGATCATGTGGGCGGGCTCGCTGTGGCTCGCGCGCCTCGCGGGGCTGGGCTACGCCCGCTCGACCACGATCGCGTTCACCGCGGCCGGCAACAACTTCGAGCTCGCCATCGCCGTGGCCATCGCGGTCTACGGCGCCACCAGCGGTCAGGCCCTGGCCGGCGTCGTCGGGCCGCTGATCGAGGTTCCCGTCCTCGTCGGGCTCGTCTACGTCAGCCTGTGGGCGCGCCGCTTCTTCCCCGACACCCGCCAAGGAGTCACCCCATGA